In Chiloscyllium plagiosum isolate BGI_BamShark_2017 chromosome 50, ASM401019v2, whole genome shotgun sequence, the DNA window GCTCCAAAGCGAAGTCTCGGTCGTCTCGGGCTGGCCTGCAGTTCCCGGTGGGCCGTGTTCACAGGCTCCTGAGAAAGGGTAACTATGCTGAGCGTGTGGGTGCCGGAGCGCCGGTCTATCTGGCTGCGGTGCTGGAGTATCTGACGGCTGAGATCCTGGAGCTGGCCGGCAACGCGGCCCGGGACAACAAGAAGACCCGCATCATCCCCAGGCACCTGCAGCTGGCCGTGCGCAACGACGAGGAGCTCAACAAGCTGCTGGGAGGGGTGACCATCGCTCAGGGCGGGGTGCTGCCTAATATCCAGGCCGTGCTGCTGCCCAAGAAAACCTCCGCTGCTGGATCTGCTAAAAAGTGAAGAGACCATTCTTGAATCTgacaacccaaaggctcttttcagagccactgacagcatctgtgaaaggagCTAATCTTTCTGTCGGAttgattattttcattttagTGTGGCGAGCCCTCGCCTCATAATAAGCCAGTCATAAATAAATTTCGCGCTCCGTTTAATTGGATGCTGTTATTTGCTATGATTTGTCATAAAATGCGATTGCAAGAGTGTCCTGACCTACAAGATTTCGTATTGAACGGTCACTGCCTGAGTGATCTCTGTCTTTACTAGGAGTTTAGAATGGCGGCACGAACGTCCGCGATCGGGTTTGACCTCAAATTAGATTCACATTTCCTTTAAGTGCAGTAGGAAGAACTGGTTTGACCCAATGCAGTAAGGAACGGTCCCTGACCCTCTGCGTTTTATTCTCGACTCGGTTCATATCCAATATTCTGTCCCCTGTCTCTGGAGAGACAGCAGATTGATCACCATTGAGACATTTTTTTCAGCTGTAAAGGCGGGAATGGGGTAAAGTGAGATTGTCTGATCTTTAATTGCTTTTTTCGGTTATGAAATCAACGTGTACGTACTGTAAAACTTGCTGCTCTTTTATACGTGATGGCGggcattttcaaatttgaaagtaAGCCGGCGCcattttttccctttctctcctGCCTCCACCTCCCCACTAGCCATGTTAACGCAAAGGCAGTCaatgagatgggtttttttccacaAATATCTAACCCAATACCAAAATTTGATGTTAAAATCACACTTATTACTATATTTTTTCATAGATTCCGCAATCCCTGAATGAATATCTCATTAGTTGCAAAATTCACTACCGCTGCCGGCC includes these proteins:
- the LOC122544539 gene encoding late histone H2A.L3-like; protein product: MSARGKGSGKARSKAKSRSSRAGLQFPVGRVHRLLRKGNYAERVGAGAPVYLAAVLEYLTAEILELAGNAARDNKKTRIIPRHLQLAVRNDEELNKLLGGVTIAQGGVLPNIQAVLLPKKTSAAGSAKK